The region CGGTCAAGCTGGTCGTCGCCGGCGGTTTCGGGGTGGGCAAGACGACCCTCGTCGGTGCGGTCAGCGAAATTCCTCCGCTGACCACCGAGGAGGAGATGACCGTCGCCAGTGAGGGTGTTGACGACCTTACCGGCGTCGACCGGAAGGAAACCACCACGGTAGCGCTGGACTTCGGGCGCATCACCATCTCGGACGAGATCGTGCTGTACCTGTTCGGCGCGCCGGGCCAGAACCGGTTCTGGCCGTTGTGGAACGACTTGGCGCTCGGCGCGGTCGGTGCCGTGGTGCTGGTCGACACGCGGAAGCTGGAAGAGGCGTTCGCCTCGGTGGACTTCTTCGAGCGGCGCGGCATCCCGTTCGTGGTGGCCGTCAACATCTTCGACGACGCCTACCACTACGAGCCGGAGGAGGTGCGCGAGGCACTGGTGATCCCGGCGGCGGTGCCGATCGTGATCTGCGACGCGCGGGATCGCGAACTGACCAAGAACGCGCTGATCACGTTGGTGCGCCACGCGATCGACCGGACGCCGTCGGCCGCGGAAGCCGGCTGACGCGCGAAAATTCGGCGGGGCGTGACCGGAAATGCCGGTCACGCCCCATTTCTTCGGCTGCTTTAGTTCGCGACCGGTTCGGCGCGGCAGCGGAAGGGACGCAGCACCAGCGGGGCGTGGGTCAGGCGGTAGCCGGGCACCTTCTCCGGGGTCTTGGCGATGTCGGCCAGGATCTCGCCGACGTATTCGAGGTGGCTGTGGTCGTAGACGCGGCGCGGGAGCGCCAGCCGGACCAGCTCGAACGGCGCCGGGGTGATCAGCTCGTCGTTGGCGTCCAGCACGCCGAGGTACAGCGATCCCACCTCGGCGCAGCGGATTCCGCCTTCCCGGTACAGCGCGCAGGCCAGGGCGTGGCCGGGGAAGTGTCGGGGTTCCAGGTGCGGCAGCAGTCGCCCCGCGTTGAGGTAGATGCCGTGCAGCCCGGCTGGGCGCACCGTGTCCACGCCGGCCTCGTGCGCTCGGCTTGCGAGGAAGGCCGCCTCCCGCTCGCGGTCGGCGAGGTAGTGCGGGTCCAGCACTTCGCGCAGTCCCTGCCCGAGCTGTTCCAGGGTGTGCCCGGTCAGGCCCCCGTAGGTGCGGAAGCCCTCGGTGGCGATGACGTCGACCTCGCAACGGTCGGCCAGTTCGGTGTCATGCAGGCCGATGAACGCGCCTTCCGGCGAGAGCCCGTCCTTTTTCAGGCTGGCCACCGCGCCGTCGGCGAGTTCGAACGCGCGCCGGGCGACGT is a window of Saccharopolyspora phatthalungensis DNA encoding:
- a CDS encoding GTP-binding protein — encoded protein: MGDTAGANAAPIPVKLVVAGGFGVGKTTLVGAVSEIPPLTTEEEMTVASEGVDDLTGVDRKETTTVALDFGRITISDEIVLYLFGAPGQNRFWPLWNDLALGAVGAVVLVDTRKLEEAFASVDFFERRGIPFVVAVNIFDDAYHYEPEEVREALVIPAAVPIVICDARDRELTKNALITLVRHAIDRTPSAAEAG